In the genome of Candidatus Methylomirabilota bacterium, one region contains:
- a CDS encoding DUF86 domain-containing protein encodes MRDDRARLEDILQAISSIARYASRGRLAFDRNELVQSWMVYHLTLIGEAAARLSPGVRDRHPEVPWPRVIGMRNILVHGYFAIDLEEVWVTVERRVPVLQNQIEAILQRDTEPPTLAEHRPAYRLALELSR; translated from the coding sequence GTGAGGGATGACCGCGCACGGCTCGAGGATATCCTCCAGGCCATCAGCTCCATTGCGCGCTACGCGTCGCGCGGGCGGCTGGCCTTCGACCGGAATGAGCTCGTTCAGTCCTGGATGGTCTATCACCTCACCCTGATCGGCGAGGCCGCGGCCCGGCTTTCACCAGGAGTGCGTGACCGTCACCCCGAGGTTCCTTGGCCCCGCGTCATTGGCATGCGCAACATCCTCGTCCACGGCTACTTCGCGATCGACCTTGAAGAGGTATGGGTGACGGTGGAGCGGCGGGTACCTGTTCTGCAGAACCAGATTGAGGCGATCCTGCAGCGGGACACGGAACCGCCGACCCTCGCCGAACATCGGCCCGCGTACAGGCTCGCCTTAGAGCTCAGCCGCTGA